The Engystomops pustulosus chromosome 3, aEngPut4.maternal, whole genome shotgun sequence region TGCTTAAAGaattcagttctgttattgctgtgcaactgtctaaaatcttccgAGATTCCCTAATGTCTGGTACGGTGCCAattgactggcgcaaggcaaatgttgtgccaatatttaaaaaaggctctagaactttgccaggcaattacagtcctgtaagcttaacttccatttaggggaaaatattggacggggtagtaaaagactatatactgtgaCTATtcgctcctcattcttctggatctatcagcagcgttcgatactgtgtaCCACCAGCTGCTCCTCAGGATGCTtagctccattggcctaaaggacactatactctcttggttttcttcccatCTCTCTGACAGCACTTTCagggtctccttttctggattttcCTCTTCTCATTGTCCTCTCAGTGTCGTGGTCCTCAGGGCTCAATCCTAGGTCCTCTtatccctctatactgccctctttggacaaaccatcagcagatttggtttccagtatcatctctatgctgatgacacccagctataaacTTCTGCACTTAACATGAACTCCACCTTAAACCAGGACAATAGTGACCGTCTCTCTTAcgtcatgtcctctctcttcttgaaacaatctttctaagactgaacttattgtctttccaccatctactaaacgacctaaccctgacctcttcatctcggtctgtgggatcactatagcaccaaggtagcaggcccgctgtcttggggttgtgctggactctgacctctctctttcaccatatattcaatctcttgctcactcttgccacatgcatctcatatacatctccagaatccgaccatttctgacaatcGAAATTtcaaaaatgctaattgttgtgcttattcactctcaactagactactgtaactccctactaattggccttccactcactaaactctctcctctacaatcttttCCTAATGCAgctgccaggctcgtctttcagacccaACACTACACGAGGCCTCCAATTTgtaccaatcactgcactggttgcctgtctccttctgtattcactttaaaatagtaaccctcatccacaaagctctgcataatgctgcacctccccatCTCTCtcctcttatctcagtctatcgcccaacccatgctcttcaatctgccagtgatagaagattaatctctacctcaaCTCAAATTtctcatgcacatctccaggacttctcccgagttgctttAATTctttggaatgcccttccccggactctcactcaccctccaaagtttcaaacatgctcttaaaacccatctctttaggcaagcctgtcATACTCGCcaactgcatgaaacgtcaactgggggctaataatccacaggcaacatatgtccttgggggagtgaatctgggagagtcccttgttgagaaggacctgggtgtactagatgatcataaattaaataacagcatacaATGCTAATCAGattcctctaaagccagcaagatcttgtcatgtatcaaaagtggtaggGACTCTTcggataaggatgtaatattatcactgtatacagcattgtttcggcctcacctggaatatgctgtccagttcttggCTCCAGtctataaaaaggatgccctggagctgaagATGGTTCAATGaagtgccaaaaaaaataaataaataaataaatcgatAAAGGGTATGGAGCGTTTCAGTTATTGGGAAAGgttaaacaactagatttatttagtctggaaaaagagacaatttcccataaatctcctcctcatccaatcccttcccttccttggttgaacaatggacacgtgtcttttttcaaccaaataaactatgatactatgtcccCTCTTTGTCGTCTCttatccagactaaataaatcaacttgttttaatcttttctcataactgagaccctcaataccctttatcatttttgagactccagctccagggcatccttcggtgcccagaactggatggcatattccaggtgaggccaatgAGAACAATGCCATATTCCAGGTGAgaacaatgccttgtacagtggtaatattacatccctatcccgagagtccataccacttttgatacatgacaagatcttgctggctttagaagaagctgattgacattgaccgttttatttcatttttgatgaagtacacccaggtccttctcaacaagggactctcccagatttactccacaaaggacatatgttgcatgtggattattagccccaggTACATAACATTTACCCACAtagaacctcatttgccaagtggatgaccaaacacttacAGTATTACCTTTCAGTTTCTTATTCAtaataatctttttatttttaaacaggtGGAGTAATCCTATCATTTACAGTCTCCATTGCCATTGGATTGATTATTGGAGGCATAATATGGATTCTATTTACATGCTTGTCGCGCCGACGTGCCAGTGCAGCCATTTCCCCGAGGATGACCAGTACATCAAGTCGTCGTCCTAGAACTTCTTCTCAAAACCAGGCATTAAACAGATCTGGCTTCTATCGAAACAGTAGTTGTGAACGTAGGAGCAACCTTAGCCTAGCCAGCCTGACTTTTCAACGGCAGACCTCTCAAGAACAGCCGGATCCGTTCACAAGAAAACCCAGCTTCAGAGCTTCCACCTTTCATCCTTTTTTACAATCTCCTCCTCTTGCAGTGGAAGCTGAGAGTCAACTTGTCACCCTACCTCGTGCCAACAGCACATCACCAACAATTACCACAAACAACTTTAGCCGTCCAGACTTCCATTGGTCAAGTAACAGTCTACGCCTTGGTCAGTCAACTCACACACCACCTCCAGCCTATGAAAGCATCATTAAAGCCTTTCCTGATCCCTGAAAATTGTTGGATTGAGGTGTTACTGTAAATTAACTTCTGAAACATACTCACACACATGAACTTTAATACACTAATAGCTCAATGccaagaaaagaaaaatagaagATATATCAACTTATAAAAAAGTTAGGTTGCTATAAAAGTATGAATATTGGGTCAATATTTGACAATATAGTGTAATTACTCTAAACATGGACACCGAATCTCCAATATCTTGCTGGCTTGCTTTCTATGGTTACATAGTAAAAGCATTTCCTTAATCAGGGATTAAACTAGGTTCTCGGTCCTCTGAAGAAAACTATACAGGACAGACATGCTTTTTCTATCCCCTCCAATGGGATCTAAATTTTTTATTAGGGGATTGTCCATACATTATCTCCCACCCATGCTTGCATCAGGAGTAAATAGACACTAGTGCATGTCAAATAGGGCAAACCATTCTCTGTTAAATAATGTGAATAGTTCAACTAAATCCAATGTAGTTTGTAGAGGACAGAAATAGCAAATATTGTTTGTTCTTTGTCCAGATAGGAGCCTTGGTACCAGAGGTGGATAAATTATATTACAAGCCCTGGgctggtccccaaactttttcattATGACATTAACATGGTGACATGGTGCCTGTCTGTGGACCTATAGCTATTAATTGTGCCTTGGACAGTCCCACACATGTGGTCTGcctctataacattctcctataaGTGCAGGATGTGGCACACGATTTTTTAGTAACCTGTATTAGTATTTCCTGCTTTGGAGCAACTGAAAGTTTTCCTgatgctgcactcactatttccTGCGGGAGTGCTACCATAAGTGCAAGACTGTTTTCCACATGGTAGGTGCTCCAAACTTATATTTACTATTTCAGCTTTTTGTATAATATTTATTAGATAATGAATATTCACGTTTTATTTTATACAAGTAATACACGCGTAAAAAGAATAATTAGTACTTGAGCTAGCATGTTATTATTTTGGGATATCTGTGGAAACGGTTATTTTGATTACACAGAGTCAAAATTTAATTACTTTTGAACTCGGAATTAAAAATAGGTGCTAAAAATAGAATGCATTATGAAAACTATGATCACAAATTTCTGACATTGTTTGGGAAGGGACGGTGGGATTTATGAACCACATTGACGGGTCTGATGTGCATGTGATCATGAAAACAATTGTGCAATCATAGGCATTCACCACTTTATCACAATGGGTCCGCAACTGTACATTTTCTTTTTCGTGATTAAACGATCCCCAATTATCTTTGTCAAACCTAAATCAAGAGATTTGTCAACTAGCAAAAGATTTAGTAACAGGCAAcacatgaaaaatacatttagtgAGCTGCTAAATCCTGtgaccttttttcatttttaaaacattACAACAACAATGTAAAATCccatttaaatgtattttattaatattttatgcacAATACCCTTTGACAAAACTTTAACCCACCTCAGAGGTCTATACAGATGTAATGGACTAATTAGGTGGCTTTTAAATGCAGTTagacacactgggggacatttattaatacttgcatgccagttttctggagtaCAAACCCCCGAAATAATCATAATTCCTAGCAAAGTGACAATAAGTTTGATTTCCTATTTGTGCCACTGTCTGGGGGGGAAGGCCCACTAGCTATAGCCGGCGCCTGTTTATGCCTGAACAGGCACAGGCAATAGATCAATTCTACCCAGGCATCTTAAAATTGTTGTATAAAGTTTAATCCCCTATTCACATGACCCTAGCTTTTGCACCACTACTGATTACAAGGGCTGACCCACATCAATCAcaagttctcactaattgaatAAAGTGGTAGGCAGACCTTGTATCCTGCCACTCCATCCAGTTATACGGGAGCCTCGGAAATTGCTGCGTAGTGTCTGGCCATCTCCGGTACTTTcacagacagtgaatgggagtgctggGGATATAAGAGCCCTGCGCTCTCTACAAATTTTGATGCTCCCATAGTCTTGATCCCACCAGATTTTACAAAACTCTATGCAGGATAGAGTATCACAATGCAGTCAAAGGGAAGAGTAAAGTTAGCAAGCAATACCCAGGGTTGGGTTTTGGAGCACATGGTCTTTAGTTTACCACAGTGAAATGAATTTCactgaatattatatatatatatatatatatatatatatatatatatatatatatatatatatacatatacatatacatatatacatatatacatatatacacacacacacacctgtgaAAATGCCATTTAAATCTGTGGAAGAATACAATGAGCTGGCAGACTCCAATTCTTTTAAAGTTTtgttattaaaatttaaaaaaatgcaacattTAAGTATGACTCCAATGTTTTGCAAAGTGGTTGTTCTTTGATTAAATGTGTAAATAAATGCTGTAATTTAgaaatttgtaataaaaatactgaaaACCTCAAATGAATCAAGTTTTATTTCACAATTAAATGGCTTGAAAAAAATTGACAACTCCTGCAGTTTGAAGTTCTCCTGGCTGAATACAATAGCTAGAAGTATGCTCTGTAGTGGGCTGAGTTTTCATCTT contains the following coding sequences:
- the MYCT1 gene encoding myc target protein 1 → MGRRGPPGGESLGGVILSFTVSIAIGLIIGGIIWILFTCLSRRRASAAISPRMTSTSSRRPRTSSQNQALNRSGFYRNSSCERRSNLSLASLTFQRQTSQEQPDPFTRKPSFRASTFHPFLQSPPLAVEAESQLVTLPRANSTSPTITTNNFSRPDFHWSSNSLRLGQSTHTPPPAYESIIKAFPDP